One genomic segment of Nocardia spumae includes these proteins:
- a CDS encoding DNA alkylation repair protein, whose translation MSTTVAEVMGELAALEDSKTRAVNEKHGDEHGVKLTELRALAKRLGPQHDLARRLWATDDAAAKLLAILICRPKEFEFDELNVMIRQARAPKVHDWLVNYVVKKNPSAQALRPVWFDDPDPVIAGAGWALTTDRVTSTPADLDLAELLDIIEARMKDAPDRLQWAMNECLARIGIEHAEYRDRATDIGERLKVFEDYPTSPGCTSPFAPTWIAEMVRRREAR comes from the coding sequence ATGTCCACGACGGTGGCCGAGGTGATGGGCGAGCTTGCCGCGCTGGAGGATTCGAAGACTCGCGCGGTCAACGAGAAGCACGGTGATGAGCACGGAGTCAAGCTCACTGAACTGCGGGCGCTGGCGAAGCGCCTCGGACCGCAGCACGATCTCGCCCGCCGGCTCTGGGCAACCGACGATGCCGCGGCGAAACTACTCGCGATCCTGATCTGCCGGCCGAAGGAATTCGAGTTCGACGAGCTGAACGTGATGATCCGCCAGGCACGCGCCCCGAAAGTGCACGACTGGCTGGTGAACTACGTGGTGAAGAAGAACCCATCCGCGCAAGCATTGCGGCCGGTCTGGTTCGACGATCCGGATCCCGTGATCGCCGGCGCCGGGTGGGCACTGACCACCGATCGCGTCACGAGCACACCGGCCGATCTCGACCTGGCGGAACTGCTCGACATCATCGAGGCGCGAATGAAAGACGCGCCGGACCGATTGCAATGGGCGATGAACGAATGCCTGGCCCGGATCGGCATCGAACATGCGGAATACCGGGACCGGGCAACCGACATCGGCGAGCGCCTGAAGGTTTTCGAGGACTACCCGACCTCCCCGGGGTGTACATCCCCGTTCGCGCCGACGTGGATCGCCGAGATGGTGCGGCGGCGGGAGGCCCGCTAG
- a CDS encoding SRPBCC family protein, which produces MSEPSDDVIDAQPDAVRRELAIEREEGRQHTVQTISQSYATTVDDLWEACTQPGRLARWFAPVSGDLRLGGRYHIEGNASGDVVACDPPRSFTVTWEFGGDSSQVTVRLTPEENRARLTLEHAHTGEADSAFWARFGPGATGVGWDLALLGLALHLIAGKDRPDDPAAFARTRSAQQFIRTVSGRWGEASARAGTPEEDATAAADRTAAFFLGEAPA; this is translated from the coding sequence ATGAGCGAGCCATCCGATGATGTCATCGACGCGCAGCCGGATGCGGTGCGCCGTGAACTGGCCATCGAACGCGAGGAGGGCAGGCAGCACACGGTTCAGACCATCAGCCAGTCCTATGCCACCACGGTCGACGATCTATGGGAGGCCTGCACTCAGCCCGGCAGGCTCGCGCGGTGGTTCGCACCGGTCAGCGGTGACCTACGGCTCGGGGGCCGCTACCACATCGAGGGCAACGCCTCCGGTGACGTGGTGGCCTGCGATCCGCCACGCTCGTTCACCGTCACGTGGGAGTTCGGCGGAGACTCGAGCCAGGTGACGGTGCGCCTGACCCCGGAGGAGAACCGCGCCCGGCTCACCCTCGAGCACGCGCACACCGGCGAGGCCGACTCCGCATTCTGGGCTCGGTTCGGACCGGGCGCGACCGGGGTGGGCTGGGATCTCGCCCTGCTGGGTCTGGCACTGCATCTGATCGCCGGAAAGGATCGCCCGGACGATCCGGCCGCTTTCGCCCGCACCCGATCCGCCCAGCAGTTCATCCGCACAGTAAGCGGTCGCTGGGGTGAAGCGTCGGCCCGGGCGGGCACGCCGGAGGAGGACGCCACCGCGGCAGCGGATCGCACCGCCGCCTTCTTCCTGGGCGAGGCGCCCGCCTGA
- a CDS encoding ArsR/SmtB family transcription factor — MHAFDVLGDPVRRRILELLSDDEMSAGEVVRVIGDEFGISQPAVSQHLRVLRESGFARIRAEGTRRMYSLAPSPFRSVDEWLDPFRRFWEPRLDALATEIARGKKARRDGRAPTPPPIEEQP; from the coding sequence GTGCACGCGTTCGATGTCCTCGGCGATCCGGTCCGAAGACGCATTCTCGAGCTGTTGTCCGATGACGAGATGTCGGCGGGCGAGGTCGTTCGGGTGATCGGCGACGAGTTCGGGATCAGTCAGCCGGCGGTATCTCAGCATCTGAGAGTCCTCCGGGAGTCGGGCTTCGCGCGCATTCGCGCCGAAGGCACCCGCCGGATGTACTCGCTGGCACCCTCGCCGTTTCGCAGTGTCGACGAGTGGCTGGATCCGTTCCGACGGTTCTGGGAACCCCGCCTGGATGCACTCGCGACGGAGATCGCCCGAGGTAAGAAGGCGCGACGCGACGGCCGCGCACCGACACCACCACCTATCGAGGAGCAGCCATGA
- a CDS encoding NADP-dependent oxidoreductase, whose protein sequence is MKKVSFAEFGGPDVLQLIDAEEPHAGPGQVRIAVRAAGVNPVDWRIREGQFQHVHPMVLPAGVGQDAAGVVDEIGKGVTGFEIGDRVFGEGSSTYAEFAVLSAWAHMPGTLTFEEAAGYPSVMETALRIIDQVGVRTGQTLLVSGASGGVGSAVLQIARDRDITVIGTAGAVNQDYLRGLGAVATTYGEGWVARVRRLGRIDAALDLAGSGVIRELVELTGDPQRVISIADLGAPEFGVRFSGVAGSMTAALIEAATLISQGKLHIPVEKSYQLGDAAAAHADSRAGHTRGRRVIVV, encoded by the coding sequence ATGAAGAAGGTGAGCTTCGCCGAGTTCGGCGGTCCGGACGTCCTGCAACTGATCGATGCCGAGGAGCCACACGCCGGCCCTGGCCAGGTGCGCATCGCCGTGCGGGCGGCGGGTGTCAATCCCGTCGACTGGCGGATCCGCGAGGGCCAGTTCCAGCACGTCCACCCGATGGTCCTGCCCGCCGGGGTCGGGCAGGACGCGGCGGGGGTGGTCGACGAAATCGGTAAGGGCGTCACCGGATTCGAGATCGGGGACCGCGTATTCGGCGAGGGCTCGAGCACCTACGCGGAGTTCGCCGTCCTGTCGGCCTGGGCCCACATGCCGGGGACACTGACCTTCGAGGAGGCCGCCGGTTACCCCTCCGTGATGGAAACCGCACTGCGGATCATCGACCAGGTCGGCGTGCGAACCGGACAGACGCTTCTGGTCAGCGGCGCTTCCGGCGGGGTCGGATCGGCAGTGCTGCAGATCGCTCGCGACCGCGACATCACGGTGATCGGGACGGCCGGGGCCGTGAACCAGGACTATCTACGCGGCCTGGGCGCCGTCGCGACCACATACGGCGAGGGCTGGGTGGCGCGGGTGCGCCGGCTGGGCCGGATCGATGCAGCTCTGGACCTGGCCGGCTCGGGGGTGATCCGCGAACTCGTCGAATTGACCGGGGATCCGCAGCGGGTGATCTCCATCGCCGACCTCGGGGCACCGGAGTTCGGCGTCCGATTCTCGGGTGTAGCCGGAAGCATGACAGCAGCGCTGATCGAGGCGGCGACCCTCATCTCACAGGGAAAGCTCCACATCCCGGTCGAGAAGTCGTACCAGCTCGGCGACGCCGCGGCGGCACATGCCGACAGCCGCGCCGGTCACACCCGCGGCCGCCGGGTCATCGTGGTGTGA
- a CDS encoding TetR/AcrR family transcriptional regulator: MTAPTGRRERKKAATRQKIADAALRLFLEHGYEAVGIRDVAAAADVAVTTLFSHFTSKEALVFERDDDFERRLTQAVADRAPGAPLIPALRPAVLALVRHCTAADADPIWRMIDSSPALRQYEESMRLRHAESLASAIAAAPDLTSTPAVCRAIARFVIDAYSLAREADDPEAAIDEIFRMIEAAWEAAAPQRR, from the coding sequence GTGACTGCGCCGACCGGACGTCGTGAGCGGAAGAAGGCCGCGACCCGTCAGAAGATCGCCGACGCCGCCCTGCGGCTCTTCCTGGAACACGGGTACGAGGCGGTGGGGATCCGTGACGTGGCAGCCGCGGCCGACGTGGCTGTGACCACCCTCTTCTCGCACTTCACCTCGAAGGAAGCGTTGGTCTTCGAACGGGACGACGACTTCGAGCGGCGCCTGACACAGGCGGTCGCCGACCGGGCGCCGGGTGCGCCGCTCATCCCGGCCCTGCGCCCCGCGGTCCTCGCCCTGGTGCGGCATTGCACGGCGGCCGACGCCGACCCGATCTGGCGCATGATCGACTCCTCGCCCGCCCTCCGGCAGTACGAGGAGTCGATGCGACTGCGCCACGCCGAATCGCTGGCCTCGGCCATCGCCGCCGCACCCGACCTGACATCGACCCCCGCGGTCTGCCGGGCGATCGCGAGATTCGTGATCGACGCCTATTCGCTCGCCCGTGAGGCCGACGATCCGGAGGCCGCGATCGACGAGATCTTCCGGATGATCGAAGCGGCGTGGGAGGCTGCCGCACCGCAACGTCGATGA
- a CDS encoding epoxide hydrolase family protein translates to MTETTSAITPFRIDIPQADLDELGDRLARTRWPDALPGVGWTYGVDRDYLIEMTEYWRTGYDWREHEARLNKAPQFTTEIDGQNVHFVHVRSPEPDATPLILTHGWPSTPADFLDILGPLTDPRAHGGDPADAFHVVAPSVPGFGFSGPTRDTGWDVARIARAWATLMARLGYERYGAQGGDYGSLISPALGRIAPERVIGVHVNALADAATATGSGQGLTALSEADRAKATANQRWWYGHNGYATQMSLRPQTIAYSLNDSPVGQLAWNLEWFVDWDPTATEQTPIDRDIILTDVTTFWLTGTAGSAARIYRESGASWGSKPAPSGVPTAVANFQGDRAVRGLAELANTIVRWTEYPVGGHFASLQAPTELVTDIREFFRSVAGVHR, encoded by the coding sequence ATGACCGAGACAACGTCCGCGATAACCCCCTTCCGCATCGACATTCCGCAGGCAGACCTCGATGAACTCGGCGATCGGCTCGCCCGGACCCGGTGGCCCGACGCGCTGCCGGGGGTCGGCTGGACATACGGGGTCGACCGGGACTACCTCATCGAGATGACCGAGTACTGGCGGACCGGTTACGACTGGCGCGAGCACGAGGCGCGGTTGAACAAGGCCCCGCAGTTCACCACCGAAATCGATGGGCAGAACGTGCATTTCGTGCACGTTCGCTCTCCGGAGCCGGATGCGACCCCGTTGATCCTCACCCACGGCTGGCCCAGCACACCGGCCGACTTCCTCGACATCCTCGGCCCGCTGACCGATCCGCGGGCACACGGCGGAGATCCTGCCGACGCATTCCATGTGGTGGCTCCGTCCGTACCGGGATTCGGGTTCTCGGGCCCGACCCGGGACACCGGCTGGGACGTGGCCCGGATCGCGCGAGCCTGGGCGACGCTGATGGCACGACTCGGCTACGAACGCTACGGCGCACAGGGTGGCGACTACGGGAGCCTCATCTCCCCCGCCCTGGGTCGCATCGCGCCGGAGCGGGTCATCGGTGTGCATGTGAACGCGCTCGCGGACGCCGCGACGGCGACCGGCTCCGGCCAGGGACTCACCGCGCTCTCGGAGGCCGATCGAGCCAAGGCCACGGCGAACCAGCGGTGGTGGTACGGCCACAACGGGTACGCCACCCAGATGTCGCTGCGCCCGCAGACCATCGCCTACTCCCTCAACGACTCCCCGGTCGGCCAGCTCGCCTGGAACCTGGAGTGGTTCGTCGACTGGGACCCCACCGCCACCGAGCAAACACCGATCGACCGCGACATCATCCTGACCGACGTCACGACGTTCTGGCTCACCGGCACAGCCGGTTCGGCCGCCCGGATCTACCGGGAGTCCGGGGCGTCCTGGGGCAGCAAACCCGCTCCCTCGGGCGTCCCGACCGCGGTCGCGAACTTCCAGGGCGACCGCGCCGTCCGTGGCCTGGCGGAGTTGGCCAACACCATCGTCCGCTGGACCGAATACCCCGTGGGCGGCCACTTCGCCTCGCTCCAGGCTCCCACCGAACTCGTCACCGATATCCGCGAGTTCTTCCGATCGGTCGCGGGCGTACACCGATGA
- a CDS encoding helix-turn-helix transcriptional regulator, with protein MSETTPARLLRLLSLLQMHRDWTGTELAARLDVTTRTVRRDVDRLRELGYPVHAVMGPVGGYRLGAGASLPPLLLDDDEAVAVTIGLQTNATGTIAGIEETSLRALTKVEQVLPARLRHRVDALRGAVVAMPPRYHPGPTVDADSLTAMSAAIRAAETLRFDYRSHAGDESRRSVEPHRIAHWGNKWYLVGWDTDREDWRTFRVDRMALRTPNGRRFTHRASPDGDVGAYLRRTMGFAMWPYRSVMRVHVPAEELAGRIEGIVTPIDEHTCRLEMGSDSYALVALAVGMLDVEFEVESPPELVAHLRALAGRFTRATGPEQVRRGADGRAAG; from the coding sequence ATGTCGGAAACCACCCCAGCGCGGCTGTTGCGGCTGCTGTCGCTGCTGCAGATGCACCGGGATTGGACCGGAACGGAATTGGCGGCACGACTCGACGTCACCACCCGGACCGTTCGGCGCGATGTGGATCGGCTGCGGGAGCTGGGCTATCCGGTGCACGCGGTCATGGGACCGGTCGGGGGCTACCGGCTCGGCGCGGGTGCGTCACTGCCGCCGCTGCTGCTCGACGACGACGAGGCGGTGGCGGTCACGATCGGCCTGCAAACCAATGCGACCGGCACCATCGCCGGTATCGAGGAAACATCGTTGCGCGCGCTGACCAAAGTGGAACAGGTCCTTCCGGCTCGGCTGCGGCATCGCGTCGACGCGTTGCGCGGCGCCGTGGTCGCCATGCCGCCCCGATACCACCCGGGTCCCACGGTCGACGCCGATTCGCTGACCGCCATGTCCGCCGCCATCCGCGCCGCCGAGACGCTGCGCTTCGACTACCGCAGCCACGCCGGTGACGAATCCCGCCGCAGTGTCGAGCCGCATCGAATAGCGCACTGGGGCAACAAGTGGTACCTCGTGGGCTGGGACACCGACCGCGAGGACTGGCGCACTTTCCGCGTCGACCGAATGGCGTTGCGGACACCCAACGGCCGCCGCTTCACCCACCGCGCGTCCCCCGACGGTGACGTCGGCGCGTATCTGCGCCGCACCATGGGCTTCGCGATGTGGCCGTATCGCTCCGTCATGCGCGTCCACGTACCCGCCGAAGAACTCGCCGGCCGGATCGAGGGCATCGTCACCCCGATCGACGAACACACCTGCCGCCTCGAGATGGGTTCGGACTCCTACGCGTTGGTCGCGCTGGCGGTCGGCATGCTGGATGTCGAATTCGAGGTCGAATCCCCGCCGGAACTGGTGGCGCATCTGCGGGCCCTCGCCGGCCGGTTCACCCGCGCCACGGGGCCCGAACAGGTGCGACGCGGTGCAGACGGCCGGGCAGCAGGGTGA
- a CDS encoding alcohol dehydrogenase catalytic domain-containing protein: protein MATHHAVQVRSVGEALKLVDVDTTSPTRDHVRIAVSACGVCGTDRAFVGGGFPGMTWPLTLGHEIAGTVAEVGAGVDNFAVGDSVAVGWFGGHCSVCIPCRKGDFIHCENLQVPSWHYPGGYAQSVTVPANALARIPDGLSPVDAAPMGCAGVTTFHALRESKAVPGDRVAVLGIGGLGHLGVQFARAMGFETIAIARGAGKAEDARALGAHHYIDSTAGDVSEALRGLGGVAVVLGTAGNARAMADTVGGLAPRGQLIAIGVTADPLPISPMQLIVPGLSVVGHPSGTARDVEETMQFAVQSGVRARVQECPLARAAEAYADMAEGRARYRMVLTM from the coding sequence ATGGCTACTCATCACGCTGTTCAGGTGCGGTCGGTCGGGGAGGCGCTGAAACTGGTCGACGTCGACACGACCTCACCGACTCGAGACCACGTGCGGATCGCGGTATCGGCGTGCGGGGTCTGCGGCACCGATCGCGCGTTCGTCGGAGGCGGGTTCCCCGGGATGACGTGGCCACTGACGCTGGGGCACGAGATCGCCGGCACCGTCGCCGAGGTCGGTGCCGGTGTCGACAACTTCGCGGTCGGCGACAGTGTCGCGGTGGGCTGGTTCGGCGGGCACTGCAGCGTGTGCATACCGTGCCGGAAGGGCGATTTCATCCACTGCGAGAACCTGCAGGTGCCCAGTTGGCACTATCCCGGCGGATACGCCCAGTCGGTGACGGTGCCGGCCAACGCATTGGCCCGCATTCCGGACGGGCTCTCACCGGTGGACGCCGCGCCGATGGGATGCGCGGGGGTCACCACCTTTCACGCGCTGCGCGAGAGCAAGGCGGTCCCGGGCGATCGGGTCGCGGTGCTGGGAATCGGCGGATTGGGCCACCTGGGTGTGCAATTCGCGCGGGCGATGGGTTTCGAAACGATCGCGATCGCCCGGGGAGCGGGCAAAGCCGAGGACGCCCGCGCACTGGGCGCCCACCACTACATCGATTCGACCGCCGGCGACGTCAGCGAGGCATTGCGCGGGCTCGGCGGGGTAGCGGTGGTGCTGGGGACCGCCGGCAATGCCCGAGCCATGGCGGATACGGTCGGCGGGCTGGCGCCGCGTGGTCAGCTGATCGCCATCGGCGTCACCGCCGATCCGCTGCCGATCAGTCCGATGCAGTTGATCGTGCCCGGACTCAGCGTCGTCGGCCATCCTTCCGGCACCGCGCGCGACGTCGAGGAGACGATGCAATTCGCGGTCCAATCGGGTGTGCGGGCGCGGGTCCAGGAATGCCCGCTCGCTCGCGCGGCCGAGGCTTACGCCGATATGGCCGAAGGTCGTGCCCGATATCGCATGGTCCTCACCATGTAG
- a CDS encoding GAP family protein → MVTVIGRTLPFATAIALSPLPVIVAVLLLVSDRARTNSVGYLAGRVIAFVGVVVLVALIIGGTSAARRTSRHGHSTTVSIVHICLGGVLILIATWLMYRRGRGGPESQTARLLRRVDGITPVRAFGLGVALVVIDVGSLVPGAMGGLDIGEARLSTGSAIGAGAVFVGIALASCIIPIVAYLVTGSRLDGRLAAAKTWLIANDRTVAMVLLFVLGAMMIGRGIEALSGG, encoded by the coding sequence ATGGTCACCGTGATCGGCCGGACATTGCCGTTCGCGACCGCGATCGCGCTGAGTCCGCTTCCTGTCATCGTGGCTGTGCTGCTTCTGGTGTCGGACCGGGCGCGCACCAACAGCGTCGGGTATCTGGCGGGGCGGGTGATCGCGTTCGTCGGTGTCGTCGTGCTGGTCGCACTCATCATCGGCGGTACTTCCGCCGCCCGGCGTACGAGCCGGCACGGGCACTCGACGACCGTATCGATCGTGCACATCTGCCTGGGTGGTGTCCTCATCCTCATCGCCACCTGGCTGATGTATCGGCGCGGGCGCGGCGGCCCGGAATCGCAGACGGCCAGACTGTTACGCCGCGTCGACGGGATCACTCCGGTGCGGGCGTTCGGGCTCGGAGTGGCGCTGGTGGTGATCGATGTCGGTTCGCTTGTTCCGGGAGCGATGGGCGGTCTGGATATCGGCGAGGCCCGGCTGTCGACGGGGTCCGCGATCGGCGCCGGCGCGGTATTCGTCGGGATCGCGTTGGCTTCGTGCATCATCCCGATCGTCGCCTATCTCGTCACCGGTTCCCGACTCGACGGGCGGCTGGCAGCGGCCAAGACGTGGCTGATCGCCAACGACCGGACCGTCGCGATGGTCCTGTTGTTCGTGCTGGGCGCGATGATGATCGGGCGGGGAATCGAAGCGTTGTCGGGGGGATAG
- a CDS encoding FAD-dependent monooxygenase gives MRILVSGASIAGPVLAYWLTRHGFSVTVVERAPAPRKTGGHAVDLFRPAMDISERMGVLARIEERITGTDRMALYPEGGRPPARVDLSKIFGTTSDRHAEIMRDDLSEIYYEAACHDVEYLFGDSITAISPEGEVRFEHAAPRRFDLIVGADGLHSTVRRLVFGDESRFSVFAGAYLAVLSLPGISGVDGEVRIHVGVGRTAGMYRARHLDEARALFLFRSERELDYHHHDVNRQKNMLRNVFRGADPEVQRWLDAIDTSAAFYFDSITQIRMDTWSRGRVTLVGDAGYCPGPAVGGSTSLAVVGAYVLAGELARAGGDPECALPAYEHAMAEHVRDSRAVALSAAKTLIPTSRFGVQGLLQATRLLSVLPAGPARALLRLTTTSARVYNSMTVEDYSSRLSNQPGAR, from the coding sequence ATGCGGATTCTCGTTTCCGGCGCCAGTATCGCCGGTCCGGTGCTGGCGTATTGGCTTACCAGACACGGCTTTTCGGTCACGGTTGTCGAGCGAGCGCCGGCCCCGCGCAAGACCGGCGGTCATGCGGTCGATCTGTTCCGGCCCGCGATGGACATCTCGGAGCGGATGGGTGTGCTCGCCCGCATCGAGGAGCGGATCACGGGTACGGACCGGATGGCCCTGTACCCGGAAGGCGGCCGACCGCCGGCCCGGGTGGACCTGTCCAAGATCTTCGGCACGACCTCCGACCGGCATGCCGAGATCATGCGCGACGATCTGAGCGAGATCTACTACGAGGCCGCATGTCACGACGTCGAGTACCTTTTCGGCGATTCGATCACCGCCATCTCGCCCGAGGGGGAGGTGCGATTCGAGCATGCCGCGCCGCGCCGGTTCGACCTGATCGTCGGTGCGGACGGCCTGCATTCCACCGTGCGCCGCCTGGTCTTCGGTGACGAGTCCCGTTTCAGTGTCTTCGCCGGAGCCTATCTGGCGGTGCTGTCGCTGCCGGGCATCTCGGGGGTCGACGGTGAGGTCCGCATCCATGTCGGCGTGGGGCGCACCGCGGGGATGTATCGCGCCCGGCACCTCGACGAGGCGCGCGCGTTGTTCCTGTTCCGCAGCGAGCGCGAACTCGACTACCACCACCACGATGTGAACCGGCAGAAGAATATGCTGCGCAACGTGTTTCGCGGCGCCGACCCCGAAGTACAGCGCTGGCTGGACGCCATCGACACCTCCGCGGCCTTCTACTTCGACTCGATCACCCAGATCCGCATGGACACCTGGTCGCGGGGAAGGGTGACGCTGGTCGGCGACGCGGGTTACTGTCCCGGCCCGGCAGTCGGCGGCAGCACGAGCCTGGCCGTCGTCGGCGCCTATGTCCTGGCGGGGGAGCTGGCGCGCGCGGGCGGCGATCCCGAGTGTGCCCTTCCCGCCTACGAGCACGCGATGGCGGAGCATGTGCGCGACAGCCGGGCGGTGGCGCTGAGTGCGGCCAAGACCCTGATCCCGACCTCCCGCTTCGGTGTGCAGGGATTGCTGCAGGCCACCCGTCTGCTGTCCGTGCTGCCCGCGGGGCCCGCCCGCGCACTTCTGCGCCTCACCACCACGAGCGCCCGCGTATACAACTCCATGACCGTCGAGGACTATTCATCCCGGTTGTCGAATCAGCCCGGTGCCCGGTGA
- a CDS encoding winged helix-turn-helix transcriptional regulator, protein MAGQPRLCSIRGDMGRAVRDVLDRIADKWALLIIATLHDQHMRFTEVQQQIPGISQRMLSLTLRKLERDGLVTRTAYAAVPPRVEYGLTALAESLIPHAVALANWAAEHNPAIAANRRDYDARRD, encoded by the coding sequence ATGGCAGGTCAGCCTCGACTGTGCTCGATCCGTGGAGATATGGGCAGGGCGGTCCGCGACGTCCTGGACCGGATCGCCGACAAATGGGCCCTGCTGATCATCGCCACCCTCCACGATCAGCACATGAGATTCACCGAGGTCCAGCAACAGATCCCCGGTATCTCGCAGCGGATGCTGTCGTTGACGTTGCGCAAACTCGAACGCGACGGCTTGGTCACCCGGACGGCCTACGCCGCGGTCCCGCCACGCGTCGAGTACGGCCTGACCGCCCTGGCCGAATCCCTCATTCCGCATGCCGTCGCGCTGGCCAACTGGGCCGCCGAACACAACCCGGCGATCGCCGCCAACCGTCGCGACTACGACGCGCGCCGCGATTGA
- a CDS encoding DoxX family protein — protein sequence MENAYWIVGGLLAVFYLYSGGVKIVRSQDQLRPMMGWIDTVPLGFVRTLGVLEVLGAAGLILPPLTGTAVLLALPAALGLVAVQLGAITLHLRRGEVAVIGLNVALLVAAAVLVWLSTVWL from the coding sequence GTGGAAAACGCCTATTGGATCGTCGGCGGGCTGCTGGCCGTGTTCTATCTCTACTCGGGCGGTGTGAAGATCGTGCGCTCGCAGGATCAGCTGCGGCCGATGATGGGGTGGATCGATACCGTGCCCTTGGGCTTCGTCCGCACCCTCGGCGTGCTCGAAGTACTGGGCGCGGCCGGCCTGATCCTGCCGCCGCTCACCGGAACGGCTGTGCTCCTGGCGCTGCCGGCCGCCCTCGGACTGGTTGCCGTGCAACTCGGCGCGATCACCCTGCATCTGCGTAGGGGTGAGGTCGCGGTGATCGGATTGAACGTCGCCCTGCTGGTCGCCGCGGCCGTGCTCGTCTGGTTGTCGACCGTGTGGTTGTAG
- a CDS encoding NAD(P)-dependent oxidoreductase, producing the protein MRITIFGANGPTGRALTGQALAAGHRVTAVTRQPDSFPLRHDRLAVAGADVFDPVAVDAAVAGADAVLSALGVPAAKEPITTYSEGTATIVGAMRRHGVRRLAVISSAGVDPRRYSDGGFVFNRVVVPYVTRVAGRTLYDDMRRMETSIGATDLDWTILRPSGLYDRPDVTDFTVVEGHADGMFTARADLAAAMLAAVTEDRYVRATVGVITTVGNPTLFRWMRDTVRAAR; encoded by the coding sequence ATGCGTATCACCATTTTCGGAGCCAACGGTCCGACCGGCCGGGCGCTCACCGGCCAGGCTCTGGCGGCAGGGCACCGGGTCACCGCGGTCACCCGGCAACCGGATTCGTTTCCGCTGCGCCATGATCGGCTCGCGGTCGCCGGTGCCGACGTCTTCGACCCGGTCGCCGTGGACGCGGCGGTCGCGGGCGCGGACGCGGTGCTGTCGGCCCTCGGTGTGCCCGCGGCGAAGGAGCCGATCACTACCTATTCGGAGGGGACGGCCACGATCGTCGGCGCGATGCGGCGCCATGGAGTGCGGCGGCTGGCGGTGATCAGTTCCGCTGGGGTCGACCCGCGGCGTTACTCCGACGGCGGGTTCGTCTTCAACCGGGTGGTGGTTCCGTACGTGACGCGTGTGGCCGGGCGCACCCTCTACGACGATATGCGGCGCATGGAGACGTCGATCGGTGCCACCGATCTCGACTGGACGATCCTGCGCCCGAGCGGACTCTACGACCGTCCCGATGTCACCGATTTCACCGTCGTCGAGGGGCATGCCGACGGAATGTTCACCGCCCGAGCGGATCTGGCCGCCGCGATGCTCGCCGCCGTGACCGAGGATCGTTATGTGCGGGCCACCGTGGGTGTCATCACCACTGTCGGCAACCCCACCCTGTTCCGCTGGATGCGCGATACCGTCCGCGCCGCGCGCTGA
- a CDS encoding SDR family NAD(P)-dependent oxidoreductase encodes MSRLSGRTALVTGSTSNIGRAMAVAFAAEGAHVIVSGRDDGRGATVVAEIRDHGGRADYVHADLDGSAQAARALAATATELLGGRIDILVNNAGIFPPSTTETADEDMFDRVYRVNVKAPFFLTQAIAPAMAQSGGGVIINLGSWVARLSVPVGALYASTKGATETLTRAWAAEFGPRGVRVNAISPGVVRPAADEPAAAAMMAGTPSGRVGTPEEIAAAAVYLASDEASFVHGSVIDVDGGRTGVAVLAGTASPR; translated from the coding sequence ATGTCACGACTTTCGGGCAGAACGGCCCTCGTCACCGGTTCCACCAGCAATATCGGCCGCGCGATGGCCGTCGCGTTCGCAGCGGAGGGAGCCCATGTGATCGTCTCCGGCCGCGACGATGGTCGCGGCGCCACGGTCGTCGCCGAGATCCGCGACCACGGCGGGCGGGCCGACTATGTCCACGCCGATCTCGACGGTAGCGCCCAAGCCGCCCGGGCACTGGCCGCCACCGCGACCGAACTGCTCGGCGGACGGATCGACATCCTGGTCAACAATGCCGGCATCTTCCCGCCGTCGACCACGGAAACCGCGGACGAGGACATGTTCGACCGCGTCTACCGCGTCAATGTCAAAGCGCCGTTCTTCCTCACTCAGGCGATCGCGCCCGCGATGGCCCAGTCCGGCGGCGGGGTGATCATCAACCTGGGCTCGTGGGTGGCGCGGCTGTCCGTTCCGGTCGGCGCGCTGTACGCCTCGACGAAGGGTGCGACCGAAACCCTCACCCGCGCATGGGCCGCCGAGTTCGGCCCGCGAGGCGTGCGAGTCAACGCCATCTCCCCGGGGGTGGTCCGGCCGGCCGCGGACGAGCCCGCCGCGGCGGCGATGATGGCCGGAACCCCGTCCGGCCGGGTCGGCACCCCCGAGGAGATCGCGGCTGCCGCCGTCTATCTGGCCTCCGACGAGGCATCCTTCGTCCACGGCTCCGTGATCGACGTCGACGGCGGTCGCACCGGCGTCGCGGTCCTGGCCGGCACCGCGTCCCCGCGGTAG